A stretch of the Marasmius oreades isolate 03SP1 chromosome 8, whole genome shotgun sequence genome encodes the following:
- a CDS encoding uncharacterized protein (BUSCO:EOG09262V8E), with protein MLPFLALPDGAHLSAEDYSYFHIVPTSTSTPTTVFGISCNQQIASSALLVKPPDVTRSTVQKAVVVLASKPVFGPIRDKLGVVTTALFHQRDFTSTDILDDFAAVLEPSLRSQLTESGLYMGTSLRSLVQTFRHRVLVLVKALILQKRIILTSHPVERLCTFQYSLVSLLPGLLQTLDDCGSPPLATRAKALERPTELKTSDQRSMRRYLGLPLDIFGRDAFFQPYLPLQQLDMLRETKSWLCGSTNSIVTQQKEVDLLVNAETGTIEFRSTLDLEAKVALTAADRKWMDDIVRDVQESSEGQFKGSDDYLRFKFEEYISAAMAAVRYREFLSKNEGASVVGGTGAEATSAEDFNPLWIAEFMHTNAYEVWDRTTDPSLFDIVEPRHPCTERPSIVGDIGLRFQEGIQDLKLDQQLAPAREAVSRTITAGSATFFNAVEGVKARWNKPVTPPLPANGGSGADSPPIEVVTKAELDGAPPALKEATVSQTSTGAGVFGNFVRPSLWNRRASTASNGSTTSLSSQPQAVTPPPIYETPREAQNTPQRGSTVWGSLVGRFSLSRPQATSGTQSSGHERSPSISVESLNGSFDSSQDSEPSSTRNSAISVGSIGSLRPDASSPPAQAVSPLVKDFDKDHGRVPLNLPSTPLAATVPRVDAAGPATPKRRDFEEPKTPVATRTVIPPVPPLPPAVANSTHSRTQSGPEEDKSGVAL; from the exons ATGCTACCTTTCCTTGCGCTTCCTGACGGCGCCCACCTT AGCGCCGAAGACTACTCATATTTTCACATCGTCCCCACATCCACCTCAACTCCAACAACCGTGTTCGGGATATC CTGTAATCAACAAATTGCCTCCTCTGCCCTTCTCGTCAAACCGCCCGACGTAACACGATCCACCGTACAGAAAGCTGTTGTCGTTCTGGCATCTAAACCCGTTTTTGGTCCAATACG GGATAAGCTTGGCGTCGTGACCACCGCTCTATTTCATCAACGCGACTTTACATCAACGGATATCCTAGACGATTTCGCTGCTGTATTGGAACCATCTTTGAGGAGTCAACTGACCGAGAGCGGATTGTATATGGGAACAAGTCTCCGTTCGCTCGTTCAAACATTCCGACACCGCGTTCTTGTGCTTGTTAAAGCACTGATTCTTCAGAAACGG ATAATACTTACTTCTCACCCTGTTGAACGCCTATGTACGTTCCAATATTCCCTCGTGTCCCTTCTTCCCGGCCTTCTGCAAACATTGGACGATTGCGGTTCGCCTCCTTTGGCAACAAGGGCGAAGGCGCTGGAGAGACCAACTGAACTCAAAACCAGCGATCAGAGGAGCATGCGGAGATATTTGGGTTTGCCGTTGGATATTTTTGGCAGG GATGCTTTCTTTCAACCATACCTTCCCCTGCAGCAGCTCGACATGTTGCGAGAAACCAAGAGCTGGCTCTGCGGGAGTACCAATTCAATTGTAACGCAGCAGAAAGAGGTAGATTTACTTGTCAAT GCAGAAACTGGGACTATCGAGTTCCGGTCTACCTTGGATCTCGAGGCAAAAGTTGCCCTGACGGCTGCTGATaggaaatggatggatgaTATTGTTCGAGATGTTCAAGAGAGCAGCGAAGGACAGTTTAAAGGGAGTGACGACTATCTGAGGTTCAAG TTCGAAGAGTACATTTCAGCAGCGATGGCAGCCGTAAGATACAGAGAATTTCTATCAAAGAATGAGGGCGCAAGCGTTGTCGGCGGAACAGGTGCGGAAGCTACTTCAGCAGAAGATTTCAATCCTCTTTGGATCGCCGAATTTATGCACACCAATGCATACGAGGTGTGGGATCGCACGACGGACCCATCCTTGTTCGATATTGTCGAACCTAG ACATCCATGCACCGAAAGGCCATCTATCGTAGGGGATATCGGGTTACGTTTTCAGGAGGGTATTCAAGATCTCAAGCTCGACCAACAACTAGCGCCAGCAAGAGAAGCAGTCTCGAGGACAATCACAGCAGGGTCAGCGACCTTCTTCAATGCTGTTGAAGGTGTCAAAGCACGATGGAATAAACCCGTTACCCCTCCCCTACCAGCTAACGGAGGATCAGGCGCAGATTCTCCGCCAATAGAAGTCGTCACTAAAGCGGAACTGGATGGTGCTCCCCCAGCATTGAAGGAAGCCACTGTGTCTCAAACATCTACAGGAGCTGGTGTGTTTGGAAATTTTGTTCGGCCAAGTTTATGGAACCGGAGAGCGTCAACGGCGTCTAATGGTTCCACGACGTCACTTTCCTCGCAACCGCAGGCTGTTACCCCACCACCCATCTATGAAACGCCTCGCGAGGCTCAGAATACTCCCCAGAGAGGATCGACGGTGTGGGGGTCACTCGTTGGGAGGTTTTCTCTATCGCGCCCCCAAGCAACTTCAGGTACTCAGTCCTCAGGTCATGAACGAAGTCCGAGTATCTCGGTAGAGAGTCTAAACGGGAGTTTCGATAGTAGTCAGGACTCGGAGCCATCTTCGACTAGAAATAGCGCAATCAGCGTTGGAAGCATTGGCAGTCTAAGGCCGGACGCATCCTCGCCTCCCGCTCAAGCGGTCTCTCCTTTGGTGAAGGATTTCGACAAGGATCACGGCAGAGTTCCGTTGAACCTGCCTAGCACACCCCTAGCTGCAACTGTTCCCAGAGTTGATGCAGCTGGTCCAGCCACTCCGAAGAGAAGGGATTTCGAGGAACCTAAGACTCCGGTGGCCACCAGGACAGTCATTCCTCCGGTTCCACCACTTCCACCGGCTGTAGCTAATTCTACCCATTCACGGACACAATCCGGACCAGAAGAGGACAAGAGTGGAGTTGCGTTATAG
- a CDS encoding uncharacterized protein (BUSCO:EOG09261G4Z) has product MAHASSSKKGVKESPSRPSVEERERLLQASDGYDDGYYEKPTGSGFYDGKRSIDDGDDDLERDSTGWSRKKIITAASILIGLLILGVFARALLRVSSIPTGQDHPNLAFHGQTLRSNGTHDFKRTVLVVSIDGLRADYLDRGLTPHLLDIAKKGLRAKSMIPVFPTLTFPNHWALMTGLHAETHGIIANNFWDPASKTEFHYNDISSAWVSEFWLGEPMWETAGKAGVITANLMWPGPPKTTSGASPTYFVPWKDKVSLRTKLNQILAWIDLPLEERPQLIMAYEPSLDQAGHLTGPMSELVNRTLETVDTFARHLHDSLAQRNLSEIVDVVFVSDHGMADTSHPTHIYVDDDDVLGLDGLAAVEHEDGWPAMGLRFNTPANESYYLDKLLKAEKNRKEADKTKGFHVYTRETMPERWHFAKHERIAPVWIVPKLGYVLTTREQGNVGMSKGNHGYDNHEKSMHAMFVAHGPFSAVVKSLHQSWSMSARFPRSLLPWKNKGWHSTSDDTYVMDRFRNVEIYGLVMKLLGIEELAAKTNGTNGFWDKYF; this is encoded by the exons ATGGCTCACGCCTCTTCTTCTAAGAAAGGCGTTAAAGAAAGCCCATCCAGACCGTCAGTTGAAGAACGGGAACGTCTTCTTCAAGCCAGCGACGGGTACGATGACGGCTATTACGAGAAACCGACAGGTTCTGGGTTCTACGACGGCAAGCGTTCCATTGACGACGGCGACGACGACCTTGAACGGGATTCAACCGGCTGGTCTCGAAAGAAAATCATAACTGCAGCTTCCATTCTGATTGGGCTGCTTATCCTTGGAGTTTTCGCGCGTGCGTTGCTACGAGTATCATCGATTCCAACAGGACAAGACCATCCCAACTTGGCTTTTCATGGTCAGACCCTTCGTTCGAATGGGACACATGATTTCAAGAGGACGGTCTTGGTTGTTTCTATTGATGGTTTGCG CGCGGATTACCTGGATAGAGGCTTAACCCCTCATTTGTTGGATATCGCTAAGAAGGGGTTGAGGGCGAAGTCTATGATACCTGTATTTCCC ACGTTGACCTTCCC TAATCATTGGGCATTAATGACTGGTCTACATGCAGAGACGCATGGAATAATAGCGAAT AACTTTTGGGACCCAGCGTCTAAAACTGAATTCCATTACAACGATATTTCGTCTGCTTGGGTTTCCGAGTTTTGGTTGGGAGAACCT ATGTGGGAGACGGCTGGAAAGGCGGGGGTGATTACTGCCAATTTGATGTG GCCCGGACCTCCCAAGACTACCTCAGGAGCTTCTCCTACATATTTTGTGCCATGGAAG GACAAAGTTTCGTTGCGTACCAAGCTGAACCAGATTTTAGCTTGGATAGACTTACCCCTCGAAGAACGACCACAATTGATTATGG CGTACGAACCATCTCTCGATCAAGCCGGACACCTAACTGGACCGATGTCGGAATTGGTTAAT CGAACCCTGGAGACAGTCGACACATTCGCTCGTCACTTACACGACTCACTCGCCCAACGCAATCTATCCGAGATTGTAGACGTTGTCTTCGTCAGCGATCACGGAATGGCGGACACTTCTCATCCTACGCATATCTAtgtcgatgacgatgatgtgCTTGGACTTGATGGACTTGCTGCTGTGGAACACGAAGATGGGTGGCCTGCTATGGGGTTGAGATTTAACACGCCTGCGAATGAGAGTTATTATCTCGACAAGTTGTTGAAAGCTGAGAAGAACCGGAAGGAAGCTGATAAGACGAAAGGATTCCATGTGTATACGAGAGAGACGATGCCCGAGAGATGGCATTTTGCGAAGCATGAGAGGATTGCACCGGTTTGGATTGTACCGAAGTTGGGGTATGTGCTTACCACCAGGGAGCAAGGGAATGTTGGGATGAGTAAAGGG AACCATGGGTACGATAACCATGAAAAGTCGATGCACGCGATGTTTGTCGCCCACGGACCTTTTTCTGCTGTCGTCAAGTCTTTACACCAGTCTTGGAGTATGTCTGCGAGATTTCCGAGAAGCCTTCTACCATGGAAGAACAAAGGATGGCATTCGACATCGGACGATACATATGTTATGGACCGGTTTAGAAATGTGGAGATATATGGATTGGTTATGAAGCTGTTGGGGATTGAAGAGCTTGCTGCGAAGACGAATGGGACCAATGGGTTTTGGGATAAGTATTTTTGA
- a CDS encoding uncharacterized protein (BUSCO:EOG09264GQZ), which produces MSLRYLSAKAAQQIDEELMSTAGAFSIDQLMELAGLACAQTVARVFDKDKYPRVLVCCGPGNQGGDGLVAARHLGLFGYRPIIYMPKPGAKDLYQRLKKQCDNMEIPTIPPSTELGPLEDALASSDVVLDAIFGFSFKPPIRAPFDSALPLLTESKLPIVSVDIPSGWDVEKGNAEGVGLNPDVLLSLTAPKEGARLFQGRHFLGGRFVPKTLEQKFELHLPPYPGSDQIVELSGSSQKL; this is translated from the exons ATGTCTCTACGATATCTATCAGCAAAAGCTGCACAACAA ATTGACGAAGAGCTCATGAGCACGGCGGGAGCATTTAGCATCGACCAG CTTATGGAACTCGCTGGCTTAGCCTGCGCTCAAACCGTTGCTCGCGTTTTCGATAAAGACAAATATCCTCGTGTGCTTGTATGTTGCGGTCCTGGGAATCAAG GCGGGGACGGTCTAGTCGCGGCGCGTCATCTCG GTCTTTTTGGATACCGGCCCATAATTTATATGCCAAAG CCCGGTGCTAAAGACCTATACCAG CGACTGAAAAAACAATGCGACAACATGGAAATCCCCACTATTCCACCTTCGACTGAGCTCGGACCTTTAGAAGACGCGTTGGCTTCGTCCGACGTCGTCCTCGATGCGATCTTTGGATTTTCGTTCAAACCTCCCATCCGCGCGCCGTTTGATAGTGCTTTACCGCTCCTTACAGAATCTAAACTTCCCATCGTCTCTGTGGACATACCGTCTGGATGGGACGTTGAGAAGGGTAACGCGGAGGGTGTAGGGTTGAACCCGGACGTTTTGCTCAGTCTTACTGCTCCGAAAGAGGGTGCGAGGTTATTCCAAGGGAGGCATTTTCTTGGTGGACGGTTTGTGCCAAA AACCCTTGAACAGAAATTTGAACTACATCTGCCGCCGTATCCTGGATCGGACCAGATCGTTGAATTGTCTGGTTCTTCGCAAAAGCTGTAG